The following proteins are encoded in a genomic region of Anabas testudineus chromosome 13, fAnaTes1.2, whole genome shotgun sequence:
- the LOC113171808 gene encoding extracellular calcium-sensing receptor-like — protein MTSTQRWPMQGWALLHLLLVVSFSQADELVCRQRGDPENPELSKDGDIILGGIFSFHSSWKDREDTYTYKPLPLECISLNFRDFQIAQAMLFAIEEINNRTDLLPGISLGYKIYDTCGSMARSVKAALALANGNEVMSVPSMAPCSKSAQVQAIMGETSSSPCMAIATVIGPFLIPLISPFATCACLSDKTKYPSFLRTIPSDYYQSRALAQLVKRFGWTWVGAIRTNDDYGNNGMAIFTETAQQLGICLEYSVSFFRTDPPNKIQNIIDIIKLSTSKVIVAFLSVLDLDVLIYMLSLHNLTGYQWVGSEAWIFDSQIAEMDKHHILDGAIGMAIPKSHVKGIREFILDVKPINNAMLTEFWEVLFNCRFKQSTSSSENMRKCTGHEDLRELQPSFIDMSLMPIFNNIYKGVYAVAHALNDILACNKTCNYKAQLDPLTILHYTKTIHFTTKEEDEVYFNENGDPPAKYEIINWQPTENGVVDFVTVGLYDASLPADKQLTLQNKSLFWAQNSKQVPVSVCSEKCPPGTRKVLQKGKPVCCYDCIRCAEGEISNNTDSITCVQCQPEFWSNERRDTCVKKEAEFLSYEEIMGALLTAASLFGTCMTAVVAFIFFRYRKTPIVRANNSELSFLLLFSLTLCFLCSLTFIGRPSEWSCMLRHTAFGITFVLCISCVLGKTMVVLMAFRASLPGSNVMKWFGPTQQRLSVLAFTLIQVVICILWLTISPPFPFKNFKEIKDKIILECALGSTVGFWAVLGYIGLLASFCFILAFLARKLPDNFNEAKFITFSMLIFCAVWITFIPAYVSSPGKFSVAVEIFAILASSFGLLICIFIPKCYIILLRPEKNTKKNMMGKGAVKTT, from the exons ATGACATCCACACAGAGGTGGCCTATGCAAGGCTGGGCACTTTTACATCTCTTGTTGGTGGTATCTTTCTCTCAGGCAGATGAGCTGGTGTGCAGGCAGAGGGGTGATCCAGAGAATCCTGAGTTATCTAAAGACGGTGACATTATTCTAGGTGGaatattttctttccacagtagctggaaagacagagaggataCCTACACGTACAAACCACTGCCACTGGAATGCATCAG TTTGAATTTCAGAGATTTCCAGATTGCTCAGGCTATGCTTTTTGCCATTGAGGAGATTAATAACAGAACAGACCTACTACCTGGCATCTCTCTGGGATATAAGATATATGATACTTGTGGCTCCATGGCCAGAAGTGTGAAAGCTGCACTGGCCTTAGCTAATGGTAATGAAGTTATGTCTGTACCCTCCATGGCTCCATGTTCCAAATCTGCACAAGTGCAGGCAATTATGGGAGaaacctcttcctctccttgcATGGCGATAGCTACTGTCATCGGACCCTTTCTCATCCCACTA attagtCCCTTTGCCACCTGTGCTTGTCTCAGTGACAAAACCAAGTACCCATCCTTCCTTAGAACAATACCCAGTGATTACTATCAGAGCAGAGCTCTGGCTCAGTTGGTCAAGCGTTTTGGTTGGACTTGGGTTGGAGCTATTAGAACCAATGATGATTATGGCAATAATGGTATGGCTATATTcacagaaactgcacagcagCTGGGAATCTGTCTGGAATATTCTGTATCTTTCTTTAGAACAGATccaccaaacaaaatacaaaatataattgacATTATCAAGCTTTCAACTTCCAAGGtgattgttgcttttctttccgTCTTGGATTTGGATGTACTAATTTATATGTTGTCCCTCCACAATCTGACTGGGTACCAGTGGGTAGGCAGTGAGGCCTGGATCTTTGATTCCCAAATTGCAGAAATGGACAAGCATCATATTCTGGACGGTGCCATAGGGATGGCCATCCCCAAATCACATGTCAAAGGCATTAGAGAGTTCATATTAGATGTAAAGCCAATAAATAATGCCATGTTGACAGAGTTCTGGGAGGTATTATTTAATTGTCGGTTCAAGCAGTCAACTTCGTCTTCAGAGAATATGAGAAAATGTACTGGACATGAAGATTTGAGGGAACTGCAGCCAAGCTTCATTGACATGTCACTTATGCCCATATTTAACAATATCTATAAAGGAGTGTATGCTGTGGCTCATGCACTTAATGATATTCTTGcctgtaataaaacatgtaactACAAGGCGCAGCTAGATCCATTAACA ATTTTACActacacaaaaacaattcatttcacaacaaaggaagaagatgaagtttactttaatgagaATGGAGACCCACCagcaaaatatgaaattataaactggcagccaacagaaaatggtgttgtggactttgtcacagttggtctttatgatgcatctttacctgcagacaaacagctgaccCTGCAAAATAAGTCTTTATTTTGGGCACAGAACTCAAAACAG GTTCCTgtgtcagtttgcagtgagaaatGTCCCCCAGGAACTCGCAAAGTTCTCCAGAAAGGAAagcctgtctgctgctatgactgtataagatgtgcagagggagaaataagcAACAATACAG ATTCTATCACCTGTGTGCAATGTCAGCCTGAATTCTGGTCCAATGAAAGAAGAGATACCTGTGTAaagaaggaagcagagtttctatcatatgaagaaattatgggagcactgctcactgcagcatctttatttggaacatgcatgactgctgttgtagcattcatcttcttcagatacaggaaaactcctattgtcagggccaacaactctgagctgagcttcctgctgctcttctccttgactctgtgtttcctgtgttctctgacctttatcggccgaccctctgagtggtcctgcatgctgagacacacagcattcggcatcacctttgtcctctgtatctcttgtgttctggggAAAACTATGGTGGTATTAATGGCCTTCAGGGCTTCACTTCcaggcagtaatgtgatgaaatggtttggaccaacacagcagagactcagtgttcTGGCTTTCACTCTCATCCAGGTTGTTATATGTATCCTCTGGTTAacaatttctcctccttttccatttaagaactttaaagaaatcaaagacaaaatcatcttaGAATGTGCTCTGGGTTCAACTGTAGGATTTTGGGCTGTACTTGGGTACATAGGCCTTctggcctctttctgtttcattcttgcttttctggctcggaaactacctgataacttcaatgaggccaaatttatcaccttcagcatgttgatcttctgtgcagtgtggatcacttttattccagcttatgtcagctctcctgggaagttcagtgttgctgtagagatatttgctattctggcctccagttttggactgttaatttgtattttcattccaaaatgttatattatcttactgagaccagagaagaatacaaaaaagaaCATGATGGGGAAAGGAGCAGTAAAGACAACCTAA
- the LOC113171817 gene encoding extracellular calcium-sensing receptor-like, whose protein sequence is MRFAIEEINNRTDLLPGISLGYELYDTCGSVARSVKVALALANGNEAVTAPSEAPCTRPAQVQAVMGETSSSICMGIATVIGPFHIPLISHFATCACLSDKTKYPSFLRTVPSDYYQSRALAQIVKHFGWTWVGAIRSNNDYGNNGMAIFIETAQQLGICLEYSVSFFRTDPPNRIQKIIDIIKLSTSKVIVAFMPFPDMDVLIHQLSLNNLTGYQWVGTEGWIIDSQIAEMDKHHILNGAIGLAIPKAHVSGIREFIINVKPLSSMGNNMFTEFWEALFNCNFNQSNSSAENHKECTGHEDVSGLQHSFTDMSLMPIFNNLYKGVYAVAHALHSILGCNETCNYKMTLDPFTILQHIKKINFKTKEGDEVYFNENGDPPAKYEIINWQPTENGVVDFVTVGLYDASLPADKQLSLQNKSLVWAQNSKQVPVSVCSEKCPPGTRKVLQKGKPVCCYDCIRCAEGEISNITDSTTCVRCQPEFWSNDRRDTCVKKEAEFLSFEEIMGELLTAASLFGTCMTAVVAFIFYRYRKTPIVRANNSELSFLLLFSLTLCFLCSLTFIGRPSEWSCMLRHTAFGITFVLCISCVLGKTMVVLMAFRASLPGSNVMKWFGPTQQRLSVLAFTLIQVVICILWLTISPPFPFRNLKELKDKIILECALGSTVGFWAVLGYIGLLASFCFILAFLARKLPDNFNEAKFITFSMLIFCAVWITFIPAYVSSPGKFSVAVEIFAILASSFGLLICIFIPKCYIILLKPEKNTKKNMMGKGAQKTI, encoded by the exons ATGCGTTTTGCCATTGAGGAGATTAATAACAGAACAGACCTACTACCTGGCATCTCTCTGGGATATGAACTGTATGATACATGTGGCTCTGTTGCCAGAAGTGTGAAGGTTGCACTGGCCTTAGCTAATGGTAATGAAGCTGTGACTGCACCATCTGAGGCTCCATGTACCAGACCTGCACAAGTGCAGGCAGTTATGGGGGAAACGTCTTCCTCTATTTGCATGGGTATAGCTACTGTCATTGGGCCTTTTCATATCCCACTG ATCAGTCACTTTGCCACCTGTGCTTGTCTCAGTGACAAAACCAAGTACCCATCCTTCCTCAGAACCGTACCCAGTGACTACTATCAAAGTAGAGCCTTGGCGCAGATCGTCAAGCACTTTGGTTGGACTTGGGTTGGAGCTATAAGAAGCAATAATGATTATGGCAATAACGGCATGGCTATATTCATAGAAACTGCACAGCAACTGGGAATTTGTCTGGAGTATTCTGTATCTTTCTTTAGAACAGATCCACCAAACAGAATACAAAAGATAATTGATATTATCAAGCTTTCAACTTCCAAGGTTATTGTTGCTTTCATGCCCTTCCCAGATATGGATGTTCTAATACATCAGTTGTCTCTGAACAACTTGACTGGGTACCAGTGGGTAGGCACTGAGGGCTGGATCATTGATTCCCAAATTGCAGAAATGGATAAGCATCACATTCTGAATGGTGCCATAGGTCTGGCCATCCCCAAAGCACATGTCAGCGGCATTAGAGAATTCATAATAAATGTCAAACCTCTCAGTTCAATGGGTAATAACATGTTTACAGAGTTCTGGGAGGcattatttaactgtaacttCAACCAGTCAAATTCCTCAGCAGAGAATCACAAAGAATGTACTGGACATGAAGATGTGAGTGGATTACAACACAGCTTCACTGATATGTCACTTATGCCCATATTTAATAATCTTTATAAAGGTGTGTATGCTGTGGCTCATGCACTTCACAGTATTCTTGGCTGTAATGAAACATGTAACTACAAGATGACGTTAGATCCATTTACT ATTTtgcagcacattaaaaaaattaatttcaaaacaaaggAAGGGGATgaagtttactttaatgagaATGGAGACCCACCAGCAAAGTATGAAATTATAAACTGGCAGCCAACAGAAAATGGTGTTGTGGACTTTGTCACAGTTGGTCTTTATGAtgcatctttacctgcagacaaacagctgagtcTGCAAAATAAGTCTTTAGTTTGGGCACAGAACTCAAAACAG GTTCCTgtgtcagtttgcagtgagaaatGTCCCCCAGGAACTCGTAAGGTTCTCCAGAAAGGAAagcctgtctgctgctatgactgtataagatgtgcagagggagaaataagcAACATTACAG ATTCTACCACCTGTGTGCGATGTCAGCCTGAATTCTGGTCCAATGACAGAAGAGATACCTGTGTAaagaaggaagcagagtttCTATCATTTGAAGAAATTATGGGAGaactgctcactgcagcatctttatttggaacatGCATGACTGCTGTTGTAGCATTCATCTTCTACAGATACAGGAAAACTCCtattgtcagggccaacaactctgagctgagcttcctgctgctcttctctttgactctgtgtttcctgtgttctctgacctttatcggtcgaccctctgagtggtcctgcatgctgagacacacagcattcggcatcacctttgtcctctgtatctcttgtgttctggggaaaactatggtggtgttaatggccttcagggcttcacttccaggcagtaatgtgatgaaatggtttggaccaacacagcagagactcagtgttctggctttcactctcatccaggttgtaatatgtatcctctggttaacaatttctcctccttttccatttagGAATTTGAAGGAactcaaagacaaaatcatcttaGAATGTGCTCTGGGTTCAACAGTGGGATTTTGGGCTGTACTTGGGTACATAGGCCTTctggcctctttctgtttcattcttgcttttctggctcggaaactacctgataacttcaatgaggccaaatttatcaccttcagcatgttgatcttctgtgcagtgtggatcacgtttattccagcttatgtcagctctcctgggaagttcagtgttgctgtagagatatttgctattctggcctccagttttggactgttaatttgtatttttattccaaaatgctATATTATCTTACTGAAACCAGAgaagaatacaaaaaagaatatgatgGGGAAAGGGGCACAAAAGACAATctga